One Panicum virgatum strain AP13 chromosome 3N, P.virgatum_v5, whole genome shotgun sequence DNA segment encodes these proteins:
- the LOC120666870 gene encoding protein NETWORKED 1D-like — protein sequence MAMSPSNPISKYSWWWDSHISPKNSKWLQENLTDMDSKIKVMIKIIDEDADSFARRAEMYYKRRPELMSLLEELYRAYRALAERYDHAAGELRQAHKKMAEAFPDEFQLDFDDDLPTETASTDSETDNHDMTPFFLSFIKAGDSKKRAKDDQDHEKLQKEISSLSQENQDLKKKISSVLEKSNKAESEVLSLKAALADQEAEKEATFSQCQQSSDRLQSLKSEILHTQEEFKRLKEEMENGLQNLSTAEERCLLLEKANQNLHLELDNLKLASKEKHDELNEKHIELEKLSISIQEEQLKSMQAEMARLSLEKQLAQAQEKLRLLSLEKHGEASKIENIEATKVLLQKELETIREENRKLDDQNHSSTSVIIRLQDEIISLKNAQRRLEEEVSRHVEEKRVLQHELSHLKDNKGDLDRKHFSIKEQIQVVNFNVESLQSLAQEVRDGNVELKETIKNHEGVKSLYVENLMLLERTLEKNAHLERSLSAATTEIEGLQEKKAALEESCKHLNSKVNGHQSERAMFVARIEGISHTMEKLSEKNVFLENLLSDNNTELEILRRKLKDSEETIHTFRNQNSVLRSEKRTLMHEVDSINSALLSLETQYAELEGRYLDLEQDRNRALNEVIKLHELLRLEKEKQKEATSSGITQFSAIQKQIGLLLKEVQHKDNQLQEEEHKIVEAQTEIFVLQRCLGDMAEANSDVLAQSRKQQEVCKVQEEKVDFLSQNNQQLKEGIGSVMEVLHLDEKYGSLDLMKIDVVVQLLLHEIKCLLNTISDAQDVKQNQILEKSLVVTLLEHFGREVADLRSERSILKQEWQAKSEELVKLQSERHDLLKISCELRKEMEAHNRKVDELKSEAKFLVRQLTELQESRQSLQAEIIKLIEENTSLSSKVYGSREKEKSFEDDFSSLVSEVVRTDILGVIFRSLHDERTSQLQCLHEDFGSLHAAGNELYQEIKLMNKKLGDLQLENNYLEKELSRTLSICDGSGAEISTGSRRRAMRRDTKLLKSGRKSQENGQNMEQRKEVDNAGLEKSNEMLREELQKLKNELQVLRSKEQPVIDVKSCDAEITKLLANMQLATANASLFKEKVLELIVTCESFEISDMVQKEVLKEEITRRNSYVDELKDKLNAVEIENMRLKVDLNGYFTILGALQTEVDALEKQTLSLAKDCLPPNMLKEENPLSPQLSKIVVRPSEDQNSMKMVKDMELQKLHGTIKALQKVVSDTGVVLEQERLDFNSSLQDARKQIEMLKLKEILDSDASDVNYERMMKDIQLDLVQTPSRRATALHGRHRKKNSVTAQSDDKMLALWSVDRVSSGSRRHDMDLQPPQSEAAENDNKCKKRSSEPVVTVKDLSVDKQEVLPRSVATTVATTTTEPHREWKKKVIDRLSSEAQRLRDLRSIVQELRAGVEASSDAELEGVKAQMADAEDAIAELIDANGKLLKKAEEFTSAAAGDDVDLRSRSQRKILERVRKMSEKAGRLELELQRFQHALLRHEEERAARRAAKAAATVQVQRRSRVQLVEYLYGRRRDSRRPKQKTRGPSCCMRAKAIDD from the exons ATGGCGATGTCCCCATCCAATCCAATAAGCAAGTACTCATGGTGGTGGGATAGTCACATATCCCCAAAGAACTCAAAATGGCTCCAAGAAAATCTCACAG ATATGGATAGCAAAATCAAAGTGATGATCAAGATTATCGATGAGGATGCTGActcatttgcaagaagagcagAAATGTATTATAAAAGGCGCCCAGAACTGATGTCTCTGCTTGAGGAGTTATACCGTGCTTATCGAGCTTTAGCTGAAAGATATGATCATGCGGCTGGAGAACTCCGACAGGCCCATAAGAAAATGGCAGAAGCATTTCCTGATGAGTTTCAGTTGGACTTTGATGATGACCTGCCAACAGAAACTGCATCTACTGATTCTGAAACAGACAATCATGACATgactccatttttcctttcattcatcaaggctggtGATTCAAAAAAGCGTGCTAAAG ATGACCAAGATCATGAGAAGCTGCAGAAAGAGATATCAAGCTTGTCACAGGAAAATCAAGACCTCAAGAAGAAGATTTCATCAGTATTAGAAAAGAGCAATAAGGCTGAATCTGAAGTTCTTTCTCTCAAGGCGGCCCTTGCAGATCAAGAAGCAGAGAAGGAAGCTACATTTTCACAATGCCAGCAATCCAGTGATCGATTACAGAGCCTCAAGTCTGAAATATTGCATACCCAAGAGGAGTTCAAGAGACTTAAAGAGGAGATGGAAAATGGACTACAGAATTTGAGCACCGCAGAGGaaaggtgccttctccttgagaaAGCCAACCAGAATTTGCATCTGGAGCTAGATAATCTGAAGCTTGCCTCAAAAGAGAAGCATGATGAGCTAAATGAGAAGCATATTGAGTTAGAGAAACTTAGTATCTCTATACAAGAGGAGCAACTCAAGAGCATGCAAGCAGAAATGGCCAGGCTATCTTTGGAGAAGCAATTGGCACAAGCGCAGGAGAAGCTAAGACTTTTGTCTCTTGAAAAGCATGGTGAAGCAAGTAAGATTGAGAACATTGAAGCAACCAAAGTTTTGCTGCAAAAGGAATTGGAAACTATTCGAGAAGAGAACCGGAAATTGGATGATCAAAATCACTCCTCTACCTCTGTGATAATTCGTCTGCAGGATGAGATAATTTCTTTGAAGAATGCACAGCGGCGCCTTGAGGAAGAGGTGTCTCGGCACGTGGAGGAGAAAAGGGTGCTTCAGCATGAGCTTTCCCACCTCAAAGATAACAAGGGTGACTTGGATAGGAAGCACTTTTCGATCAAGGAGCAAATCCAAGTGGTGAATTTCAATGTAGAATCACTCCAATCACTTGCACAAGAGGTGAGGGATGGCAATGTTGAGCTAAAAGAGACCATAAAAAATCATGAGGGTGTAAAATCCTTGTATGTTGAGAATCTGATGCTGCTGGAGAGGACGTTGGAGAAAAATGCTCATTTGGAGAGATCCCTTTCAGCTGCAACTACTGAAATTGAAGGATTGCAGGAGAAGAAGGCTGCATTGGAAGAATCATGCAAACACCTTAATTCCAAGGTTAATGGCCACCAGTCTGAGAGAGCCATGTTCGTTGCACGGATTGAGGGTATTTCTCATACCATGGAGAAGCTATCAGAGAAGAATGTATTCTTGGAAAATTTGTTGTCTGACAATAATACCGAGCTTGAGATCCTTAGAAGAAAGCTGAAAGATTCAGAGGAAACTATTCATACGTTCCGCAACCAGAACTCTGTACTTCGATCTGAAAAGAGAACTCTTATGCATGAG GTGGATAGCATCAATAGTGCTCTACTCAGTTTGGAAACCCAATATGCAGAGTTAGAAGGGCGATACTTGGATCTTGAGCAGGACAGAAACAGAGCCCTAAATGAAGTGATCAAACTACATGAGCTGTTGAGgctagaaaaagaaaagcagaAAGAAGCCACCAGCTCAGGCATAACTCAATTCAGTGCTATACAGAAGCAGATAGGTCTACTGCTCAAAGAAGTTCAGCATAAGGACAACCAGCTTCAAGAGGAGGAGCACAAGATTGTTGAAGCTCAGACTGAGATTTTTGTCTTGCAGAGGTGCTTAGGCGACATGGCTGAAGCGAATTCTGATGTCTTGGCACAATCGCGGAAGCAACaagaggtatgcaaggttcaaGAGGAGAAAGTTGATTTCTTGTCACAAAACAACCAGCAGCTGAAAGAAGGGATTGGTTCTGTGATGGAAGTACTGCATCTGGATGAGAAGTATGGATCATTGGATCTAATGAAGATTGATGTAGTtgtgcagctgctcctgcatgagaTCAAGTGCCTGCTGAATACTATTTCTGATGCTCAGGATGTGAAGCAGAACCAGATCCTTGAGAAGTCGCTTGTTGTCACGCTTCTGGAGCACTTTGGGCGAGAGGTAGCTGACCTGAGGTCAGAAAGGAGTATTCTGAAGCAAGAGTGGCAAGCAAAGAGCGAGGAGCTGGTGAAGCTGCAGAGTGAAAGGCATGACCTCCTAAAGATCAGCTGCGAGCTACGGAAGGAGATGGAGGCTCATAACCGCAAAGTGGATGAGCTGAAATCCGAGGCAAAGTTCTTGGTTCGACAACTCACAGAACTGCAAGAATCACGGCAATCATTGCAAGCAGAGATTATCAAGCTGATAGAAGAGAACACCTCACTGTCTAGCAAAGTTTATGGCTCTAGGGAGAAAGAAAAGTCATTTGAAGATGATTTCAGCTCTCTTGTCAGTGAAGTGGTCAGGACAGATATCCTTGGTGTCATTTTCAGAAGCCTTCATGATGAGAGGACATCACAATTGCAGTGCTTGCATGAGGATTTTGGGTCTCTACATGCAGCAGGAAACGAGCTTTATCAGGAAATCAAGCTGatgaacaagaagcttggagaCCTGCAACTTGAGAACAACTATCTTGAGAAGGAACTCAGTAGAACTCTGAGTATCTGTGACGGCTCTGGTGCAGAGATCTCAACTGGATCCAGAAGGCGTGCCATGAGGAGAGATACCAAGCTATTGAAATCTGGCAGGAAAAGCCAAGAGAACGGCCAGAACATGGAACAGCGAAAAGAAGTTGACAATGCTGGCCTTGAGAAATCAAATGAAATGCTAAGGGAGGAGCTCCAGAAGTTGAAAAATGAACTGCAAGTGCTTAGGAGTAAAGAACAGCCTGTGATTGATGTGAAATCTTGCGATGCAGAGATCACTAAACTTCTGGCCAACATGCAATTGGCCACTGCCAATGCATCTCTCTTCAAGGAGAAGGTCCTTGAGCTCATCGTGACATGTGAGAGTTTCGAGATCAGTGACATGGTGCAGAAGGAGGTGTTGAAGGAGGAGATCACTCGGAGGAACTCTTACGTGGATGAGCTGAAGGATAAACTAAATGCTGTTGAGATTGAGAACATGAGGCTGAAGGTTGATCTGAATGGTTACTTCACAATTCTAGGAGCATTGCAAACTGAAGTTGATGCCTTGGAGAAACAAACCTTGTCGCTGGCCAAGGATTGCTTGCCACCAAACATGCTCAAGGAG GAGAATCCATTGTCACCTCAACTGTCAAAGATTGTTGTGAGGCCAAGTGAAGATCAAAACTCGATGAAGATGGTGAAGGACATGGAGCTGCAGAAACTCCATGGAACCATCAAAGCGCTCCAGAAGGTGGTGTCGGATACTGGCGTTGTTCTGGAGCAAGAGAGGCTGGACTTCAACAGCAGCCTCCAGGATGCAAGGAAGCAGATCGAGATGCTGAAGCTCAAGGAGATCCTGGACAGCGACGCCAGCGACGTGAACTACGAGCGCATGATGAAGGACATCCAGCTCGACCTCGTCCAGACTCCCAGCCGCAGAGCCACTGCCTTGCACGGCCGCCACAGGAAGAAGAACTCGGTGACAGCACAGTCAGACGACAAGATGCTGGCGCTGTGGAGCGTGGACCGGGTAAGCAGCGGCAGCCGCAGGCACGACATGGACCTGCAGCCGCCTCAGAGCGAGGCGGCTGAGAACGACAATAAATGCAAGAAGCGTTCCTCTGAGCCGGTGGTGACCGTGAAGGACCTCAGCGTCGACAAGCAGGAGGTCCTCCCACGGTCAGTTGCCACAACGGTGGCGACCACCACGACAGAGCCTCACCGGGAGTGGAAGAAGAAGGTGATCGACCGGCTGTCCTCGGAGGCGCAGCGGCTCCGGGACCTCAGGTCCATCGTCCAGGAGCTGCGTGCCGGAGTGGAGGCGTCGTCGGATGCTGAGCTGGAGGGCGTGAAGGCGCAGATGGCCGACGCGGAGGACGCCATCGCAGAGCTGATCGACGCGAACGGGAAGCTCCTGAAGAAAGCCGAGGAGTTCACGTCGGCAGCCGCCGGCGATGACGTGGACCTCCGGAGCCGGAGCCAGCGCAAGATCCTGGAGCGCGTGCGCAAGATGTCGGAGAAGGCCGggcggctggagctggagctgcagcGGTTCCAGCACGCGCTGCTGCGGCacgaggaggagcgcgcggcgcggcgcgcggccaaGGCGGCGGCCACCGTGCAGGTGCAGCGGCGGTCGCGCGTGCAGCTGGTGGAGTACCTCTACGGGCGGCGCCGCGACAGCCGGCGGCCCAAGCAGAAGACCCGCGGGCCGTCCTGCTGCATGAGGGCCAAGGCGATCGACGACTAA